From Diaminobutyricibacter sp. McL0608, one genomic window encodes:
- a CDS encoding N-acetylglucosamine kinase: MSAADSQDGIVLAVDGGGSKTDAVALDLAGHVLATARAATSSPHIIGVDATIALIDGLVGEIAAQTDGRPLLQANIYLSGLDLPAEVDAFSRSIRGFSWASGSGGRPAIVDNDLFALLRAGTNEADAVAVVCGTGINCVGVRADGTVARYASLGMISGDWGGGWHLGEKALWHAARAVDGRGPATSLVKAVPETFGLADVQAVIEAMHFGRLANAELSALSPAVFRAAREGDAVAGRLVDRQADEIVTFAETTLRKLDLLDRPTPLVLGGGVISARDERLMGGIERGLAARAPLAHVELVTAAPILGAGLLALEAVGSGRDALATARAELSFRQASFSVAG; the protein is encoded by the coding sequence ATGAGCGCGGCGGATAGCCAGGACGGCATCGTCCTCGCTGTCGACGGCGGCGGATCGAAGACGGATGCTGTCGCTCTCGACCTCGCAGGCCACGTCCTCGCCACGGCGCGTGCGGCGACCTCCAGCCCGCACATCATCGGGGTCGATGCGACGATCGCCCTCATCGACGGGCTCGTCGGCGAGATCGCGGCGCAGACCGACGGCAGACCGCTGCTCCAGGCGAACATCTATCTCTCGGGTCTTGACCTTCCTGCCGAAGTGGATGCCTTCTCCCGTTCGATCAGGGGCTTCAGCTGGGCCTCCGGTTCCGGCGGTCGTCCGGCGATCGTCGACAACGACCTGTTCGCGCTGCTGCGCGCAGGAACGAACGAGGCGGATGCGGTCGCCGTCGTCTGCGGGACCGGCATCAACTGCGTCGGGGTCCGGGCGGACGGGACGGTCGCACGCTACGCGTCGCTCGGGATGATCTCCGGCGACTGGGGCGGCGGCTGGCACCTGGGCGAGAAGGCGCTCTGGCATGCCGCGCGCGCCGTCGACGGGCGCGGGCCCGCCACCTCCCTCGTCAAGGCGGTTCCCGAAACATTCGGACTCGCCGACGTGCAGGCCGTGATCGAGGCGATGCATTTCGGGCGCCTCGCGAATGCCGAGCTCTCGGCGCTGAGCCCGGCCGTCTTCCGGGCAGCCCGTGAAGGGGATGCTGTCGCCGGTCGGCTCGTCGACCGGCAGGCCGACGAGATCGTGACCTTCGCAGAGACGACGCTCCGCAAGCTCGACCTGCTCGACCGGCCGACGCCGCTCGTCCTCGGTGGCGGCGTCATCAGCGCACGCGACGAACGGCTCATGGGCGGGATCGAGCGCGGACTGGCTGCGCGCGCACCCCTCGCCCACGTCGAACTCGTGACGGCAGCGCCCATCCTCGGCGCCGGGCTGCTCGCCCTCGAGGCGGTCGGCTCCGGCCGGGATGCCCTGGCGACGGCGCGCGCGGAGCTCTCGTTCCGCCAGGCGTCGTTCTCGGTGGCCGGCTGA
- a CDS encoding protein-L-isoaspartate(D-aspartate) O-methyltransferase: MVQRQLIPRGIGDPRVLDAMGRVPRHEFVPLDIVDYAYEDRPLPLSDGQTISQPYIVALMVESARIGPDDVVLDVGTGSGYAAAVAAELADRVYSIERQPRLAASAATRLRGLGYRVEVIEGDGSLGWPDGAPYDAVLAAATGPSVPDAWVEQLAPGGRIVMPIGSPRGSQHLAAFTLDTHGRLREENLGAVSFVPLLGAQAWPVDG, translated from the coding sequence ATGGTTCAGCGCCAGCTCATCCCGCGCGGGATCGGGGATCCGCGGGTCCTCGATGCGATGGGTCGCGTGCCGAGACACGAATTCGTCCCTCTCGACATCGTCGACTATGCCTACGAGGACCGGCCGCTGCCGCTGAGTGACGGGCAGACCATCTCGCAGCCGTACATCGTCGCGCTGATGGTCGAGAGCGCCCGGATCGGGCCGGACGACGTGGTGCTCGATGTGGGCACCGGCTCGGGTTACGCGGCCGCGGTGGCGGCGGAACTGGCCGACCGCGTCTACAGCATCGAACGCCAGCCGCGCCTGGCCGCAAGCGCCGCGACCCGTCTGCGCGGACTCGGCTATCGCGTCGAGGTGATCGAAGGCGACGGTTCGCTGGGCTGGCCCGACGGCGCCCCGTACGACGCCGTGCTCGCGGCGGCGACCGGGCCCTCGGTGCCGGATGCCTGGGTGGAGCAGCTCGCGCCGGGTGGCCGCATCGTGATGCCGATCGGTTCGCCCAGGGGATCCCAGCATCTCGCCGCGTTCACGCTCGACACCCATGGCCGGCTGCGCGAAGAGAACCTCGGAGCGGTCAGCTTCGTACCGCTCCTCGGCGCCCAGGCCTGGCCGGTCGACGGCTGA
- a CDS encoding gamma-glutamyl-gamma-aminobutyrate hydrolase family protein, whose translation MPASRSLAVIEVTRFRAHDPAYHDYVQVLIGRTIALAAELGWKVDRVAAADLGPASLLAQTDSADAVVIMGGEDIAPEFYGGDTGYEGESAHFPSADEGQIAVVLRALDRGTPLLGICRGHQIINVALGGTIVQHLGDSTAHKNHGAPIEEIMAAHPVELTAGSSISGLLGPDPVRVQSAHHQAVATLGDGLIAVGHTPDGDIEAIEHESAPIVGVQWHPEDPGAPVGQLAALLASLDRVPVAVRAAA comes from the coding sequence ATGCCCGCATCCCGCTCCCTCGCCGTCATCGAGGTCACGCGTTTCCGGGCACACGATCCGGCCTACCACGACTACGTCCAGGTACTGATCGGCCGCACCATCGCGCTCGCCGCGGAACTCGGCTGGAAGGTCGATCGCGTCGCAGCGGCGGACCTCGGGCCGGCCTCGTTGCTTGCGCAGACCGACTCCGCCGACGCCGTCGTGATCATGGGCGGCGAGGACATCGCGCCGGAGTTCTATGGCGGCGACACCGGCTACGAGGGCGAGAGCGCCCATTTCCCGTCCGCAGACGAAGGCCAGATCGCCGTCGTGCTCCGCGCGCTCGACCGCGGCACGCCTCTCCTCGGCATCTGCCGTGGCCACCAGATCATCAACGTCGCCCTCGGCGGCACGATCGTTCAGCACCTGGGCGACTCGACAGCGCACAAGAACCACGGCGCCCCGATCGAGGAGATCATGGCGGCGCACCCGGTCGAGCTCACAGCCGGAAGCTCCATCTCCGGGCTGCTCGGCCCAGACCCGGTGCGGGTCCAGAGCGCGCACCACCAGGCGGTCGCGACGCTGGGCGACGGTCTCATCGCGGTCGGCCACACGCCCGATGGCGACATCGAGGCGATCGAGCACGAGAGCGCGCCGATCGTCGGCGTCCAGTGGCATCCGGAAGACCCGGGCGCCCCGGTCGGCCAGCTCGCCGCACTGCTCGCATCCCTCGACCGCGTTCCGGTCGCCGTGCGCGCCGCGGCCTGA
- a CDS encoding NADPH-dependent F420 reductase, whose protein sequence is MTTLGLIGAGHIGSQLARLGVAYGYNVIVSNSRGPETLAELVDELGPSARAATVADAARESDLVVVTLPLKNIGTLPADAFDGKTVMDTNNYYPQRDGQIASLDDETTTVSELLQEQLPGAHVVKAFNNIFASALTADGLPAGNPDRRALAIAGDDADAKAAVTAFIDSIGFDVVDAGPLSEGWRYQKDTPSYGARLTAAELREALASAKRYRDM, encoded by the coding sequence ATGACCACTCTCGGACTGATCGGCGCAGGACACATCGGAAGCCAGCTCGCGCGCCTCGGCGTCGCGTACGGCTACAACGTCATCGTGAGCAACTCCCGTGGCCCGGAGACCCTGGCCGAGCTCGTCGACGAACTGGGACCGTCGGCTCGCGCGGCGACGGTCGCGGATGCGGCGCGGGAGTCCGATCTCGTCGTCGTGACCCTGCCGCTGAAGAACATCGGAACCCTGCCGGCCGACGCGTTCGACGGCAAGACGGTGATGGACACGAACAACTACTATCCGCAGCGCGACGGACAGATCGCCTCGCTCGACGACGAGACCACGACGGTGTCGGAGCTGCTGCAGGAGCAGCTGCCGGGCGCGCACGTCGTCAAGGCGTTCAACAACATCTTCGCGTCCGCACTCACCGCTGACGGGCTGCCCGCAGGAAACCCCGACCGGCGTGCGCTCGCCATCGCGGGCGACGACGCCGACGCGAAAGCCGCCGTCACCGCCTTCATCGACAGCATCGGCTTCGACGTGGTGGATGCCGGTCCGCTGTCGGAAGGCTGGCGGTACCAGAAGGACACCCCGTCGTACGGTGCCCGGCTGACTGCGGCAGAACTGCGCGAAGCACTCGCTTCAGCCAAGCGCTACCGCGACATGTAG
- a CDS encoding arginase family protein, producing MAARFLVIPQWQGSGSSRAMRLIDGAAAIQGDLPASATHVVDVPMEAGEELETGVHRYSALLAIRDAAQTELRALESPVVTIGGDCAADLGSVQHVVASRPAGEVALIWFDAHGDLNDAATSPSGAFHGMVLRALLGDAPDGLASTGAEILSPSNVILAGTRALDDGESAYVDSAGIRVLGVDDLADPAIVIAAIEAAGASSVYLHVDLDVLDPATVAGIGFPEPFGVQPEQLCDVIRAVRGRFELAGAALTEFAPESVDAASADLAVILRVLGALTAPLQANAAG from the coding sequence GTGGCTGCACGCTTCCTGGTGATACCCCAATGGCAAGGCTCAGGTTCGTCGCGCGCGATGCGGCTCATCGACGGAGCGGCGGCCATCCAGGGCGACCTTCCCGCTTCGGCGACCCACGTCGTCGACGTTCCGATGGAGGCCGGTGAGGAACTCGAGACCGGCGTGCATCGGTATTCCGCGCTCCTCGCCATCCGCGACGCCGCGCAGACGGAACTACGCGCGCTCGAAAGTCCGGTCGTCACGATCGGCGGCGACTGCGCAGCCGACCTGGGCAGCGTGCAACACGTTGTGGCTTCGCGGCCGGCAGGCGAGGTCGCACTCATCTGGTTCGACGCCCACGGAGACCTCAACGATGCGGCGACGTCGCCATCGGGCGCCTTCCACGGCATGGTCCTCCGCGCCCTCCTCGGCGACGCCCCCGACGGTCTCGCGTCGACCGGCGCCGAGATACTGTCGCCCTCGAACGTGATCCTCGCCGGCACGCGCGCCCTCGACGACGGCGAGAGCGCCTACGTCGACTCTGCGGGCATCCGCGTGCTCGGCGTCGACGACCTGGCCGATCCGGCGATCGTCATCGCCGCGATCGAAGCGGCAGGCGCATCTTCGGTCTATCTCCACGTCGACCTCGATGTGCTCGACCCGGCCACCGTCGCCGGGATCGGCTTCCCGGAGCCGTTCGGCGTGCAGCCGGAACAACTGTGCGACGTGATCCGCGCCGTACGCGGCCGGTTCGAACTCGCGGGCGCCGCGCTCACGGAGTTCGCGCCGGAATCGGTCGACGCGGCCTCCGCCGACCTCGCGGTCATCCTGCGGGTGCTCGGTGCCCTGACGGCCCCGCTCCAGGCCAACGCGGCCGGGTGA
- a CDS encoding crotonase/enoyl-CoA hydratase family protein, with translation MTEPRILTERRGHVLLIGFNRPDKRNAADFELLTQLALAYGELEHDPDLRVGLVYAVGDHFTAGLDLADLGPRITADGIDYVTEGGINPWQVSGERLTKPVVIAVQGTCLTLGIELMLASEVAVAAESTRFGQIEVTRGILPFGGATLRFPRAVGWGNAMRWILTGDTFDTAEAHRIGLVQEVVPDGLQFDRALAIAERIAAQAPLAVQATLTNAKQAIREGDAAAETELQPALARLAQTEDARIGMEAFLRRTEAEFVGR, from the coding sequence ATGACCGAACCCAGGATCCTCACCGAACGTCGCGGGCACGTGCTGCTCATCGGCTTCAACCGGCCCGACAAGCGCAACGCCGCCGATTTCGAGCTCCTCACGCAGCTGGCCCTCGCCTACGGAGAACTCGAACACGACCCGGACCTCCGCGTCGGCCTGGTCTACGCCGTGGGCGACCACTTCACCGCCGGTCTCGATCTCGCCGACCTCGGCCCGCGCATCACAGCCGACGGCATCGACTACGTGACCGAAGGCGGCATCAACCCGTGGCAGGTCTCGGGTGAACGACTGACCAAACCGGTCGTGATCGCCGTGCAGGGTACGTGCCTCACTCTCGGGATCGAACTGATGCTCGCCAGCGAGGTTGCCGTCGCGGCGGAGTCGACCCGGTTCGGGCAGATCGAGGTGACGCGCGGCATCCTGCCCTTCGGCGGGGCGACCCTGCGCTTTCCGCGGGCCGTCGGCTGGGGCAACGCCATGCGCTGGATCCTCACCGGCGACACCTTCGACACCGCGGAAGCGCACCGGATCGGGCTCGTGCAGGAAGTCGTCCCCGACGGCCTGCAGTTCGACCGCGCCCTGGCGATCGCCGAGCGCATCGCAGCCCAGGCGCCACTCGCCGTCCAGGCGACCCTGACCAACGCCAAGCAGGCGATCCGCGAAGGCGACGCCGCGGCCGAGACCGAACTCCAGCCGGCGCTCGCCCGTCTGGCGCAGACCGAGGATGCACGCATCGGCATGGAGGCGTTCCTGCGGCGGACCGAAGCCGAATTCGTCGGGCGCTGA
- a CDS encoding dihydrolipoyl dehydrogenase family protein codes for MNAAEYDVIVIGAGTVGENVADRAAQSGMRTVVVEAELVGGECSYWACMPSKTLLRSGALLRAAGRVGGSREAITGELDVSAVLKRRDWMTSDWTDDGGVEWLTSAGIDLVRGHAVLTAPREVTVTAADGTVTTLTATHAIAVCTGSVAMLPDLPGLRESRPWTSHDATSVKHVPTSLAVLGGGVVGVELATAFAGFGTRVDLIARTTLLSKEEPFAGELVGESLEGLGATLHLHTGVRRVERTASDTVRIELDNGDTLEADELLVAVGRVPRTGDLGLELVGLESGGWLETDDTMRVIGADGSPIEWLYAAGDVAHRVLLTHQGKYEGRIAGDAMAARAKGRTLSTEPWTTYVATADHSAVPQVTFSDPEVASVGLTAAAAEKAGHRIRVVDYDMSGLSGASIAADHYVGQARMIVDEDRQVVLGATFVGADVGEILHSATIAVVGEVPLSRLWHAVPSFPTLSEVWLRLLETYGRPTE; via the coding sequence ATGAACGCAGCCGAATACGACGTGATCGTGATCGGAGCAGGCACCGTCGGAGAGAACGTCGCCGACCGCGCCGCCCAGAGCGGAATGCGCACCGTCGTCGTGGAGGCCGAACTCGTCGGCGGCGAATGCTCGTACTGGGCGTGCATGCCGTCGAAGACACTGCTGCGCAGCGGCGCCCTCCTGCGGGCAGCGGGCCGGGTCGGCGGTTCGCGCGAGGCGATCACCGGCGAGCTCGATGTGTCAGCCGTGCTCAAACGTCGCGACTGGATGACGAGCGACTGGACGGACGACGGAGGGGTCGAGTGGCTCACGAGCGCCGGAATCGACCTGGTGCGCGGTCATGCGGTTCTCACGGCACCTCGCGAGGTCACCGTCACGGCCGCAGACGGCACCGTCACGACGCTCACGGCCACGCATGCGATCGCCGTGTGCACCGGCTCAGTCGCCATGCTTCCCGATCTCCCGGGCCTCCGGGAGAGCCGGCCGTGGACCAGCCACGACGCGACCAGCGTGAAACACGTTCCCACGAGTCTCGCCGTCCTCGGCGGCGGTGTCGTCGGCGTCGAACTCGCGACCGCGTTCGCCGGGTTCGGAACACGCGTCGACCTCATCGCCCGCACCACACTGCTGTCGAAAGAGGAACCGTTCGCCGGCGAGCTGGTCGGCGAATCGCTCGAGGGCCTCGGAGCGACGCTCCACCTTCACACCGGGGTCAGGCGCGTCGAACGCACCGCCTCCGACACCGTGCGCATCGAACTCGACAACGGCGACACCCTGGAGGCCGACGAGCTCCTCGTCGCGGTCGGCCGCGTTCCGCGCACCGGCGACCTCGGCCTCGAACTCGTCGGACTCGAATCCGGCGGCTGGCTGGAGACGGACGACACGATGCGGGTCATCGGCGCCGACGGGTCCCCGATCGAATGGCTGTACGCCGCCGGCGATGTCGCGCACCGCGTGCTCCTCACCCATCAGGGCAAGTACGAAGGGCGCATCGCGGGGGATGCGATGGCGGCGCGTGCGAAAGGGCGCACGCTCTCGACGGAGCCATGGACGACGTATGTCGCCACTGCGGACCATTCCGCGGTCCCGCAAGTGACATTCAGCGATCCGGAAGTCGCATCCGTCGGGCTGACCGCCGCTGCGGCCGAGAAGGCCGGCCACCGCATCCGCGTGGTCGACTACGACATGAGCGGGCTGTCCGGCGCGAGCATCGCCGCCGACCACTACGTGGGACAGGCCCGCATGATCGTCGACGAAGACCGGCAGGTCGTGCTCGGCGCGACGTTCGTCGGAGCGGACGTCGGCGAGATCCTCCACTCGGCCACGATCGCCGTCGTCGGCGAGGTGCCGCTCTCGCGCCTCTGGCACGCCGTACCGTCGTTTCCGACGCTCAGTGAAGTCTGGCTGCGGCTGCTCGAAACCTACGGACGACCGACGGAGTGA
- a CDS encoding Fe-S oxidoreductase, which translates to MKRLEDLLFDSAISRLGYLYATAVGLVWGFIWSTGPIERRAGLFVFRGLPAWSFGRGGSCVGSCYLTAQNVSDDVMEHEAVHKRQWQRYGMIFPLLYLAAGRNPLKNRFEIEAGLQKGGYM; encoded by the coding sequence GTGAAAAGGCTTGAAGACCTGCTGTTCGATTCTGCGATCAGCCGCCTCGGCTATCTCTATGCGACTGCAGTCGGACTGGTCTGGGGCTTCATCTGGAGCACCGGGCCGATCGAACGCAGGGCCGGGCTGTTCGTGTTCCGTGGACTGCCGGCCTGGTCGTTCGGCCGCGGCGGGTCGTGCGTCGGCAGCTGCTATCTCACCGCGCAGAACGTCAGCGACGACGTCATGGAGCATGAAGCAGTGCACAAGCGGCAGTGGCAGCGGTACGGGATGATCTTTCCGCTGCTCTACCTGGCCGCGGGCCGCAATCCGCTGAAGAACCGGTTCGAGATCGAAGCCGGCCTCCAGAAGGGCGGTTACATGTGA
- a CDS encoding SDR family NAD(P)-dependent oxidoreductase, giving the protein MSARKRTIVLTGASSGIGAVAAERLAEQAADLAVVGRNPERTRAVAERVGGTAFLADFDRLDDVRSLADALLDRYERIDVLANNAGGLHSRREATTDGHERTIQSNHLAPFLLTNLLLPRLIATAQDTAEGERPPRVVSTASLANLFGHIRLDDLDWEKRPWLGGWRAYGTSKLATILFIRELAERLTGTGVDAYSFHPGTVVTSFGRSSGLIRFGNWVTRGNYGIPADAGAVPLIALAGDLPVGAPSGTYFDELKANGRMRAQARDAQLGRDLWSLSAQLTGVA; this is encoded by the coding sequence GTGAGCGCGCGCAAGCGAACGATCGTCCTGACCGGGGCGAGTTCCGGCATCGGCGCTGTCGCCGCAGAGCGTCTCGCGGAGCAGGCCGCTGACCTGGCCGTTGTCGGGCGCAATCCCGAACGGACCCGCGCTGTGGCCGAACGGGTCGGCGGTACTGCGTTCCTCGCCGACTTCGACCGGCTCGATGACGTGCGCAGTCTCGCCGACGCACTGCTCGACCGCTACGAGCGCATCGACGTCCTGGCGAACAACGCCGGCGGACTCCATTCCCGCCGGGAAGCGACCACGGACGGGCACGAGCGCACGATCCAGAGCAACCATCTGGCCCCGTTCCTGCTCACGAACCTGCTGCTGCCGCGACTGATCGCCACGGCTCAGGACACCGCAGAAGGCGAGCGGCCACCGCGCGTCGTCTCGACCGCGAGCCTGGCGAACCTCTTCGGGCACATCCGCCTCGACGATCTGGACTGGGAGAAGCGCCCGTGGCTCGGCGGCTGGCGCGCCTACGGAACGTCGAAGCTGGCCACCATCCTGTTCATCCGCGAACTCGCAGAACGGCTGACCGGAACGGGTGTCGACGCCTACTCGTTCCATCCGGGCACGGTCGTCACCAGCTTCGGGCGGTCGAGCGGGCTCATCCGCTTCGGCAACTGGGTGACCCGCGGCAACTACGGCATCCCGGCCGACGCGGGCGCGGTGCCGCTGATCGCGCTGGCAGGCGACCTGCCGGTCGGCGCGCCGAGCGGAACCTACTTCGACGAGCTCAAGGCGAACGGGCGGATGCGTGCGCAGGCACGGGATGCGCAACTCGGGCGCGACCTGTGGTCGCTCTCAGCGCAGCTCACGGGCGTCGCCTGA
- a CDS encoding SIP domain-containing protein, with product MYRPDHAKHTETTAHHDDRVQYLVVGDESSLAELESELALLPLCARGRVFIEVERPEDVSVLSTPLRMTVTWLPRAARAGAPGTGEPCRRGQAAQRAVKAWTAEMLCDGPGETHAILAGGYALVADVYDHLVDGIGMRSDVVSAPSAFRLRASH from the coding sequence ATGTACCGGCCAGATCACGCGAAGCACACCGAGACGACGGCGCACCACGATGATCGGGTGCAGTACCTCGTCGTCGGCGACGAGTCGTCGCTCGCCGAGCTCGAGAGCGAGCTCGCGCTCCTTCCGCTGTGTGCGCGCGGCCGCGTCTTCATCGAAGTCGAGCGGCCCGAGGACGTCTCGGTGCTGTCGACTCCGCTGCGCATGACGGTCACCTGGCTTCCGCGTGCCGCCCGCGCCGGCGCACCCGGCACCGGCGAGCCCTGCCGCCGCGGCCAGGCCGCCCAGCGTGCCGTGAAAGCCTGGACCGCCGAGATGCTCTGCGACGGACCGGGGGAGACCCACGCGATCCTCGCCGGCGGGTACGCGCTGGTCGCCGACGTCTACGATCACCTGGTCGACGGGATCGGAATGCGCTCCGACGTGGTCTCGGCGCCGTCCGCGTTCCGCCTCCGCGCATCCCACTGA
- a CDS encoding amidase has translation MAELHELTALEQWEELQAGSVSPVELATHYLDRIDRLNPELGAFVTVTREAALEHAEEVTNAVPRTAPLWGLPFGDKDLWLRAGVPAGFGSRLMAGYVPDTSDEIVETLDAAGGVSLGKTNAPEFGLPAYTESLAAPPARNPWSTDLGSGGSSGGAAVAVSAGLLPFAPGSDGGGSIRIPAAACGLVGLKPTRGLVPAGSGIDSLAGLVVDGPLARTVADAALLLDGMIARVHGAIDHHYTLRAPDDDDGPLLGAAIRGEGRFQLGVMTTSAWDDAYEITLDPAALAALDEAVLAFDALGHGIEQTALEHDETYAPAFRTIWQAGAARIPAEGDRLDLLEPLTHWLVLRGRELSARQLSEALSALTAYERSLIRQLSGFDAVLTPAMAMTPRPLGWFDHEDGERNFAQQVQYTPFTSMLNVSGLPAIVLPVSQTDDGLPMGVQLIGRPGGEATLLALARQLERRIRWDRRHPPVW, from the coding sequence ATGGCTGAACTGCATGAGCTGACCGCCCTCGAACAATGGGAGGAGCTGCAGGCCGGCTCCGTCTCGCCGGTCGAACTCGCGACCCACTACCTCGATCGCATCGACCGCCTGAATCCCGAGCTGGGTGCGTTCGTGACGGTGACGAGGGAGGCTGCCCTCGAGCACGCAGAAGAGGTGACGAACGCGGTGCCGCGCACCGCTCCGCTCTGGGGGCTGCCGTTCGGCGACAAAGACCTCTGGCTCAGGGCGGGTGTGCCGGCCGGGTTCGGCTCGCGCCTGATGGCGGGCTACGTGCCGGACACGTCCGACGAGATCGTCGAGACGCTCGACGCGGCGGGCGGCGTCAGTCTCGGAAAGACGAATGCCCCCGAGTTCGGGCTTCCGGCCTACACCGAGAGCCTCGCGGCCCCGCCCGCTCGCAATCCGTGGAGCACCGACCTGGGTTCCGGCGGATCGAGCGGCGGAGCCGCGGTCGCCGTCTCCGCGGGTCTCCTGCCCTTCGCTCCCGGTTCGGACGGCGGAGGCTCGATCCGCATCCCGGCGGCGGCGTGCGGGCTGGTGGGCCTGAAGCCCACCCGAGGACTGGTCCCGGCCGGGAGCGGGATCGACTCGCTGGCCGGTCTCGTCGTCGACGGCCCGCTGGCGCGGACTGTGGCGGATGCTGCCCTCCTCCTCGACGGAATGATCGCCCGGGTGCATGGCGCCATCGACCACCACTACACGCTTCGTGCCCCCGATGACGACGACGGGCCGCTTCTGGGCGCGGCGATCCGCGGGGAGGGGCGCTTCCAGCTGGGGGTCATGACGACCTCGGCGTGGGACGACGCGTACGAGATCACCCTCGACCCTGCGGCTCTCGCCGCCCTCGATGAGGCCGTGCTGGCCTTCGACGCGCTCGGACACGGCATCGAGCAGACCGCTCTCGAGCACGATGAGACGTACGCGCCCGCCTTCCGCACGATCTGGCAGGCGGGCGCTGCGCGCATCCCGGCCGAAGGCGACCGGCTGGACCTGCTCGAGCCGCTCACGCACTGGCTCGTCCTGCGCGGTCGCGAGCTCTCTGCCCGGCAGCTCAGCGAGGCGCTGTCGGCGCTGACCGCCTACGAACGCTCACTGATCCGTCAGCTGTCGGGGTTCGACGCCGTGCTGACCCCGGCGATGGCGATGACCCCCCGGCCGCTCGGCTGGTTCGATCATGAGGACGGCGAACGCAACTTCGCCCAGCAGGTGCAGTACACGCCGTTCACGTCGATGCTCAATGTGAGCGGGCTGCCTGCGATCGTGCTGCCGGTCTCGCAGACCGATGACGGTCTTCCGATGGGCGTGCAGCTGATCGGGAGGCCCGGCGGGGAGGCGACACTGCTCGCACTTGCCCGCCAGCTGGAGCGGCGCATCCGCTGGGATCGGCGCCATCCGCCCGTCTGGTGA
- a CDS encoding GntR family transcriptional regulator, whose protein sequence is MIEEGKPIFVQIAEQIENDIIDGVYPAETQVPSTNEFAAFYRINPATAGKGVNILVDDGILYKKRGIGMFVADGARERLISKRRDAFRDEYLRPLLIEAAKLGIDPAQLAAMIDKEGVSA, encoded by the coding sequence ATGATCGAAGAAGGCAAGCCGATCTTCGTTCAGATCGCCGAACAGATCGAGAACGACATCATCGACGGCGTGTACCCCGCAGAGACACAGGTGCCGTCGACCAACGAGTTCGCGGCCTTCTATCGCATCAACCCCGCCACCGCCGGCAAAGGCGTCAACATCCTCGTCGATGACGGAATCCTTTACAAGAAGAGAGGGATCGGCATGTTCGTGGCCGACGGCGCCCGCGAGCGCCTCATCAGCAAGCGTCGCGACGCGTTCCGCGACGAATACCTCCGTCCGCTCCTCATCGAAGCGGCCAAACTCGGCATCGACCCGGCGCAGCTCGCCGCAATGATCGACAAGGAAGGGGTCAGCGCATGA